The nucleotide sequence TGGCCTGTTTCGACGACCCACTCTATCGTCGGCGGGATCGTCGGCAGCTCCATTGCGCTGGGGATCGTCATCGACGGCGCGGAAACGGCGCTTTCGATGGTGCACTGGCACAAGATCGGCCTGATCGCGTCGTCGTGGGTGATCTCGCCGCTGCTCGGCGGTCTGCTGGCCTACCTCCTCTACGGCGCGATCAAAACGTACATCCTCGGCTACAACGAGCGGGCGTCGGAGAGGCTCAGAGCGCTCAAACTGGAGAAGAAGGCGCTGCGCCGGGAGTATGAATCCCAGTACATGGCGATGGCGCCGGAAGCGCGGATGGCGGAAGACCTGAAAGTCGTCGAGGATTCCGAGGCGGAGCACGAGGATGACTTCTCCCCTGCGGAAATCGAATCGATCTATTACAAGAAGATGTATGCGCACCGCAAACGCAAGGAGGAGATCAAGGCGTACCACGCCCTGCAGAACTGGGTCCCGCTGATCGCCGCCTTCGGTTCCATGATCATCACCGGCATGGTCATCTTCAAGGGCCTCAAACACATCGACCTCGATTTCTCCACCCTCAACAAGTACCTGATCATGTTCATGATCGCTGCCCTGGTCTGGATGGCGGTCTTTATCTATGCGAAGACGATCAAGGGAAAGAACCTGGAAAAGTCCACCTTCATGCTTTTCAGCTGGCTGCAGGTTTTTACGGCGTCGGGGTTCGCCTTCAGCCACGGTTCCAATGATATCGCCAATGCCATCGGACCGTTTGCGGCGATTTTGGATGTGCTGCGCACAGGCTCGGTGGCCGGGCAGGCGGCCGTCCCGCCGCTGGCGATGCTGACGGCGGGGATCGCCATGGTGGGCGGGCTCTGGTTCGTCGGGCGCTTCGTCATCCAGACCGTCGGGCACGATCTGACCAACATGCACCCCGCATCGGGCTTTGCCGCCGAACTCTCCGCCAGCGCCGTAATCCTGCTGGCGACGACCTTCGGGATTCCGGTATCGAGTACGCATATCCTCATCGGTGCGGTACTGGGGGTCGGGATGGTCAACCGGCAGACGAACTGGGCGCTGATGAAACCCATCGCGCTGGCATGGATCGTAACGCTGCCGATTGCGGCGTTGTTGTCGGCACTGGTCTTTATGGTTTTGCGGAGTCTGCTGTAACGGTAGAAAGGGTGAAAGAAGCGGGGGGATTGTGCTCCTGTCGGCGCCATCGCGGTCGCGCGGCGTCACTGGAAGCGCTTGTCTCTGGGGCCTGATTACCCGAAAAGTTTTTTCATCGTCGTAAAGAAGATTTTGAAGAGGCCTTTGTTGCCGACCAGGTCGTTGATAAACTCGTCGTAGCTTTTTCCTTTCTCTTCGAGGTAGCCGCGCAGGTATTTTTCGGAGCCTTCCACACCGCTCTCGTTCTCGATCTCGACCAGTTTTTTGTAGATCGGCTCAATGGTTTTGATGACGTTGTCGGGTGCCGCTTTGCGGTAGGCGGTGTAATTGACGATCTCGTTGGTGATCTTGTCCGTTTTCGGTTCGAAGTCGGTAATGACCCAGTAGTGACGGCCGTCTTTGGCACGGTTTTTAACGACGGCTAAAATGTTGTGCTTACTCTTGATACGGTCCCACATCATTTTGAAGATGACTTTCGGCATATCCGGATGACGGATCATATTGTGCGGGTGGCCGATGAGCTCGCTCTCTTTGTAGCCCGAGATTTCGACAAAATAGTCGTTCCCATACTCGATGATCCCCTTGGGATCCGTTTTACTGACAATATATTTTTTCGGGTCCAGATCAATACGATCTTTAACAAAACCTGACATCAAATAACCTTTTTAATAATTTGCACCGTTATTAACGGTTACTGAAAAAGTTTAACGATCGTTAAATAAATTCAACGTTAAGCTAGTATAATTGTTTCTAATTTGAAACAGATGCTAAAGTGAGATGACAAATATGAAAAAAATTGATGCGCTTCAAGTGGTCGCCCAGGCAAAAAAACTGCAGAACGGCGAAATGCAAAAAGTACTGTTGATGGTCAAAAAAATCCCGCTTGACGGGGACGAGATTGCGACGAGTTATCTGGAGTGCGGCGTCGACAAAGCGCTGCGCGACGATGAAGAGGGGCTGAAAAAACTGGTGGGCGCTTCACTCATTGAAGAGATCGAAGAGCTGCATAAGCAGTGGCATGAGGAGTACTACAAGATTTATGAACTCTACCAGAAGGAGAAGGGGCTGGTTTCGAAACTTTTCGGCAGCCAGCCGAAACTGTCCGAACTGGACCAGGAGAAGGTGATGAATTACAGCAACGACCTCAAAGAGCTGACGCGCAAGATCATCTACAAGCTCGAAGCGGCCGAGGGGCGTCTGAAACTGCTGCGGGGGTAAGCGCCGCCGTGTCGGGCCGCTATTCCGTTTTTTCCCAGAAGGTCCCCTGCGGGGTGTCCATCAGCTGAACCCCCAGGGCGCTGATCTCGTTCCGGAGCGCGTCCGAACGTTCAAAGTCCTTCGCCTGCTTGGCTTCGTTGCGCGCCGAGATAAGCCCCTCGATTTTTGCTTTCGTCTCTTCATCGATCCCATGCTGGAAATACGCGTAGGGGTTCAGCGTCCCGAAACCGAGGAGCGATTCGACATAGGCGAGGTCGGCCAGCACTTTGCGTTTGAAGCCTTTGTCTTTCGGATTGGCATCGAGCCCCTCGTTTGCCGCGGCCATCATCTCATCGAGCAGCGCCAGGGCTTTTGAGATATTGAGGTCATCCCCCAGCGCTTCGAGCAGTGCAGC is from Sulfurimonas sp. HSL-1656 and encodes:
- a CDS encoding inorganic phosphate transporter encodes the protein MPHASKENLFFAALLSAASLWFVIWGMGYTYHHHTLIFLLATLFMVFMAFNIGGNDVANSFGTSVGAGTLSMKQALVVAGIFEVSGAMIAGGEVTDTIRKGIVDLGGIDVSPMEFVYIMMSALLAAAGWLLIATRKGWPVSTTHSIVGGIVGSSIALGIVIDGAETALSMVHWHKIGLIASSWVISPLLGGLLAYLLYGAIKTYILGYNERASERLRALKLEKKALRREYESQYMAMAPEARMAEDLKVVEDSEAEHEDDFSPAEIESIYYKKMYAHRKRKEEIKAYHALQNWVPLIAAFGSMIITGMVIFKGLKHIDLDFSTLNKYLIMFMIAALVWMAVFIYAKTIKGKNLEKSTFMLFSWLQVFTASGFAFSHGSNDIANAIGPFAAILDVLRTGSVAGQAAVPPLAMLTAGIAMVGGLWFVGRFVIQTVGHDLTNMHPASGFAAELSASAVILLATTFGIPVSSTHILIGAVLGVGMVNRQTNWALMKPIALAWIVTLPIAALLSALVFMVLRSLL
- a CDS encoding PAS domain-containing protein, translating into MSGFVKDRIDLDPKKYIVSKTDPKGIIEYGNDYFVEISGYKESELIGHPHNMIRHPDMPKVIFKMMWDRIKSKHNILAVVKNRAKDGRHYWVITDFEPKTDKITNEIVNYTAYRKAAPDNVIKTIEPIYKKLVEIENESGVEGSEKYLRGYLEEKGKSYDEFINDLVGNKGLFKIFFTTMKKLFG